In Luteolibacter arcticus, a genomic segment contains:
- a CDS encoding type II toxin-antitoxin system Phd/YefM family antitoxin: MNIHEAKTHLSKLIERVATGEEIVISKAGKPVAKLVPYSAQTAPRTGGFLAGQIWEAADCWETDAELTDAMTKTPLFPEERYSSKVAEEEPTRRKK; encoded by the coding sequence CCACCTCTCCAAGCTCATTGAGCGGGTGGCTACGGGCGAGGAGATCGTGATCTCCAAGGCCGGCAAACCGGTGGCCAAGCTGGTCCCCTACTCCGCGCAGACCGCGCCACGGACCGGTGGATTTTTGGCCGGCCAAATTTGGGAAGCGGCGGACTGCTGGGAGACGGATGCCGAGCTCACGGATGCGATGACCAAGACCCCGCTATTTCCCGAGGAACGGTATTCCTCTAAGGTCGCCGAGGAGGAACCAACGCGCCGGAAGAAATGA